One window of the Zea mays cultivar B73 chromosome 3, Zm-B73-REFERENCE-NAM-5.0, whole genome shotgun sequence genome contains the following:
- the LOC109944867 gene encoding uncharacterized protein, with protein MVELLDQKILLNTPAERRRLLEEVPEIVPDTEYREKETELQVAASNSSQEIRAHEACVSGGVTPDPALYYQMDDTQDDSPTQAMNIDQDECDHSRQVAMTRINEAEVIDLTSDDEEDPRTVQHKPEGKVMHDPTPWAMDGILQPEQRQPAHAAMNGIVPPEQHKPARAATNGVSPWTLQWHYIDPQGDTRGPFSLVHLLHWKRGGFFDEGFRVWRTGQTSEQAILLRDALLHLHL; from the exons ATGGTGGAACTACTGGACCAAAAGATACTTTTAAACACGCCAGCTGAAAGACGGCGTCTTCTTGAAGAGGTTCCAGAAATCGTTCCTGATACAGAGTACAGAGAAAAGGAAACTGAACTCCAAGTTGCGGCAAGCAACTCTTCTCAAGAGATTAGAG CTCATGAAGCCTGCGTCAGTGGTGGTGTCACTCCTGATCCTGCACTATATTATCAAATGGACGATACTCAAG ATGATAGCCCGACTCAAGCCATGAACATTGACCAAGATGAATGTGACCACTCCCGGCAAGTTGCCATGACAAGGATTAATGAAGCAGAAGTCATCGATCTAACCAGTGATGACGAGGAGGATCCTCGCACAGTGCAGCATAAGCCAGAAGGCAAGGTCATGCATGATCCAACTCCATGGGCCATGGATGGGATTCTTCAGCCGGAGCAGCGACAGCCAGCTCATGCAGCCATGAATGGAATTGTGCCCCCAGAGCAGCACAAGCCAGCACGTGCAGCAACGAACGGCGTGTCACCTTGGACGCTCCAATGGCACTACATAGACCCTCAAGGAGACACCCGAGGGCCATTCTCGCTGGTGCACCTGTTGCATTGGAAACGGGGGGGCTTCTTCGACGAGGGCTTCCGAGTGTGGAGGACGGGGCAGACTTCTGAGCAGGCTATCTTGCTTAGAGATGCCTTGTTGCATCTGCATCTGTAG